In Streptomyces sp. NBC_01231, the sequence GGCTTGACGGCCCCGTTCTCCTGGACATCGTGTGCGGACTCTGCCGGGGCTGCGGTCGCGCAGAACACGACGCCTGCACCGCCGGAGTCCACGCCGGCGAACCCTTCCTCCCGGGAGACCACTGGGCACACTCCTGCCAGTTGTGCGGAGGCCGCCGCTTCCGATACGTCGACTTCTCCGACGAGGACGTCTTCGGTAACACCGTCGCGGTGTACCTGCGACAGCCGTGTCGGTGTGCGAAGGAGTTGATGCGCGAGATGACCCTGAACGTCGCGCCCGCCGCTCCGTCGAACTGACCGATTGCGATGAAGATCGCGTAGACCCGGAACCCGGTGGCCCCGAGAGATCTCGGGGCCACCGGGTTCCCACCGTTTGGAACCGAACCGACTGGCGGGTTACTTGTTACCTGGCGTCCGAGCTAGTGTCCTGCGCCGGAGATCCGTTGGCAGAAGCGGGCGAGGGAATCGAGGATCTCTTCGGCGGTCTTGGTCCAGATGAAGGGCTTGGGGTCCTCGTTCCAGTCTTTGACCCATGCGCGGATGTCGGCCTCGAGGGTCTGCACGTTTTTGTGTGCGCCGCGGCGGATCTTCTGGTCGGCCAGGAAGCCGAACCACCGCTCGACCTGGTTGATCCAGGAGGAGCCGGTGGGGGTGAAGTGCATGTGGAAGCGTGGGTGCCTGGCCAGCCATGTCCTGATCGCGGGCGTCTTGTGGGTGCCGTAGTTGTCGCAGATCAGGTGGACCGCCAGGTGCGCGGGTACTTCCTTGTCGATCCGGATCAGGAACTTCTTGAACTCCGCTGCCCGGTGCCGGCGGTGCAGAGCACTGATGACCTCGCCGGTAGCGACGTCGAACGCGGCGAACAAGGTAGTCAGCCCGTTGCGGACGTAGTCGTGGGTGCGCCGCTCAGGCATTCCCGGCATTGTCGGCAGCACCGGCTGGGACCGGTCCAGGGCCTGGATCTGCGACTTCTCGTCCACCGACAGCACCACCGCTCCCCCGGGCGGGTTGACGTACAGGCCGACAACGTCGTAGACCTTCTCCACGAACAGCGGGTCCGTCGACAGCTTGAAGGTGTCTGCCAGATGCGGCTTGAGCTGGAACTTCCGCCAGATCCGGCCGACGGTCGACTTCGACAGGCCGCTGTGCTCCGCCATCGACTTTCGCGACCAGTGGGTGGCGCCCTTCGGAATCTCCTCCAGCTGACGATCAACTACTGGCGCAGGACACTAGCTAGCCGGCGGCCGCGGGTGGCATCCGTCGTCGGGCTGTCCGCCCCGGCGACCGACGGCACCGCCCCGGCCAGGTCCTGATCGAGGGCAGCGGTCAGGAACAAGAACCGCAACAGCGCCCGCAGACTCGACGGCACCACCTTCATCGACCCGATCGCATACCGCTTCGAGGCGTCCTGGATGAACCCGGCCACCGACTCCGGGCCCAGCCGGTCCAGCCGAAGCTGACCGTCGACAAGCTGAGCGGTCAGGAACCCGCGCGCGACGTCCACACGGCCGCGAATCGTGCCCTCACCGAGTCGGCGCTCACGCTGCACATAGACGCGGTACTCCTCCAGCAGGCCCTCGACCGGCCCCTCAACCACGTCGGGCTCCTGCGGCGGGACAACGCCAGCGTCCCGGAGAAAGCCGAGCATCAGCCGCAGCGACGGCTGCGACAACCACCGCCGGTGCCCGGCGTCGCGCCGGTCCGGGACGAACTCCTCCACCCGCCCCGCGGTCAACTGCCCCGGAGCCAGCCCTTCACGCTCCAACCAGCGACTCAGATCCGCCAGGACCTTGGCGTGGTCCGGCCTCCCCTGCGTCGCGTCATCGGCCGGCCTGGACGGCTTCCAGCGAGGCTTCCGTCTTGGCCGTCTTCGTGGGGACGACGGTGAGTACGGTGGCGACCAGAGCGAGGAAGGCCGCGGGAAGGCCGAGCGAGGTCACCGGCAGCCAGTCCTGCGCGATGCCGCCGAGCCCGCCGCCCAGTGCTACGCCCAGGAAGACCGCGGAGGAGTTGAGGCCGAACAGGACCGGAGCCGAGGCGGGAGCAAAGCTGACCAGCCGGTATTGCTGGATTACCGAGGGGGCTCCGTCCGTGATGCCCCAGATTCCGGCCCAGACGATGACGACGGCCAGGTTGTTGACCGCGAGGGGGCTGATGCCGAGCAGGAGCGTCGCGGCAGCGAGTGCCGTGACCGCTACGCGGACCGCGGGAAGGCTGTCCACGAGGTAACCGGCGAGCACATTGCCGATGACCGCGCCGATGCCCCAGGCCAACAGGATCAGGGTCAATGCCTGGGCGAACGACCCAGCAGTGGCATCCGCTGTGACCGCTCCGATGTAGGTGTAGAGCGTGTAGTGCCCGCCCATCACCAGCAGGGTCGCCAGCAGAGTGACGATCATCTCGGGCTTGCGGAGCGGCGCCAGGCGTGCGCCGAGGCTCGTCGAAGGCAGCGTGATCCTGGGCAGCCCCACCGTGGTACCGATCGCCGCGACGACACCGAGAGCAGCCACCGCCCAGAGCGTCAGACGCCAGTCGACGCTGCCGATCATGTTGCCCAACGGCATGCCCAGCGCTGTCGAGACGGTGAGTCCGCCGATGACGAACGCCATCGCACGCCCGCGCCGTTCCTCCGGCGTGACCGCCACCGCGGCGCTGGAAGCCGTGGCCGTAATGGTGGCCGCTCCGACAGCCGTGAGGACACGGGAGAACAGCGCCACCGTGTAGTCGGGACTCAGCGCGGTGATCGCGTTGCCCACGGTGAACACGACCAGCGCCACCTGTAGCGCCGTGCGACGGTCCAGCGAGCTCAGCAGCCAGCCAAGAATCGGTGCGGCAATGGCGAACGTCAGGGCGAATGCCGTGACTAACTGGCCGGCGGCCGCGATGCTGACCTCGAAATCGGAGGCAATGGCGGGCAGCAGCCCGGCGATGACGAACGCGTCGGTGCCGACCGCGAAGGTCGCCAGGGCGAGCGGAAGAAGAGGCTTCATAAATGGGCCGGAACCCTGCTGCCCGGGTGCACTAACCTCTGTGGGACTCAATCTTGGCCTCGTTCCTGTGTGGCGAACAGACTGAACTTCGTGCGCCGCGGTCCGGCGCGTCACGCTAGGCAGGCGTCAGGTCGACACGAAGCCCCTGGAGCCCGTGCAGGGTCAAGGACGTCTTCCACGCCGGTTCCTCGGCGAGTTCGATTCGGGAGAACTTCCGCATCAGCCCCTGGAGGGCAAACCGGCCTTCGAGCCGAGCAAGTGCTGCTCCCAGACAGAAATGTATGCCTCCGCCGAAGGAAACCGGCTGGACGTCGGTCCGGCGCACGTCCAGCCGATCGGGGTCGCGGTACCGGCTCGGATCACGGTTCGCCGCACCGAGCAACGTCACGATCGATTCGCCGGCCGGGATCGTGACGTCACCGAGCCGGAGATCGTTGCGTGCGGTCCGGGGGCTGAGCTGCACGGAGGCGTCATACCTCAGGAGCTCCTCCACCGCCCCTGACGTGAGG encodes:
- a CDS encoding MFS transporter — protein: MKPLLPLALATFAVGTDAFVIAGLLPAIASDFEVSIAAAGQLVTAFALTFAIAAPILGWLLSSLDRRTALQVALVVFTVGNAITALSPDYTVALFSRVLTAVGAATITATASSAAVAVTPEERRGRAMAFVIGGLTVSTALGMPLGNMIGSVDWRLTLWAVAALGVVAAIGTTVGLPRITLPSTSLGARLAPLRKPEMIVTLLATLLVMGGHYTLYTYIGAVTADATAGSFAQALTLILLAWGIGAVIGNVLAGYLVDSLPAVRVAVTALAAATLLLGISPLAVNNLAVVIVWAGIWGITDGAPSVIQQYRLVSFAPASAPVLFGLNSSAVFLGVALGGGLGGIAQDWLPVTSLGLPAAFLALVATVLTVVPTKTAKTEASLEAVQAGR